In Shewanella sp. MR-4, the genomic stretch GCGCGGGCACGAATGGCGTAGCCGCCAATGGCATCGATTTTACCGTGCAGGGTGGCAATGGCGTGGCCATCATTGTGTTCCTGCGCGATATGCAAGTCGGCCTCAAGTTGGCGATATTCTTTATCACCATCAAGTACATACTCAAGTGCAGAGACTTCCAGCGCGGGCGTTTCTTGAGCTACGGTGGCGATTTGCCAACCCGAAGGCATACTGAACTCGCCTTTGTCTAAGCTCAGGTGACCCATAATTAATGCCAGCAGTGAGGACTTACCCGTGCCATTGGCGCCGACTAGGCCGACCTTATGGCCGGGATAGATGGTCAAAGAGGCTTCGTCGAGCAGGGTTTTGCTGCCACGGATTAATTGCGCTTGGTTGATGCTGATCATTAACTACAACTTGGTCATATCATGAATGAGTAAGGGCTGTGATGATAACGTACAAGCCGATGGCAAACCACAACTTAGGCCGAGTTGCTGAGGATTTCTTACACTTTTTACAGCATCTTTTGGGCAAGTGTGGTGGCGGCTTTTAGGGCGATCTTGTGATGAGTGCGAATATGAGTGTGCGGCCGATTTGGCAAATCCTTCTTGAGTGAATCCCGCAAGATGCTAACGCCTGCTCATATCTTATGGCATCACAACTTGGTTTAAAGGCTGGCAATAGCTGGGCACTGTGGCAAAATAGCGGCCAATTTCAGGCTCACGCTTTGGGTTTCTCAAGCGAAGCGGAGTTATCTTCTGATCCAACTGAGCTGGTCTGTGCATTAAAGGTATTAGCATGACAACCAAAATCAAAAAGCGCTTCGTAGCTGGCGCAAAATGCCCAAAATGTGGCGCCAAGGACAGCATTCTGCTGTTTAAAGAAAACGGTATCGAAACCGTAGAATGCACCGACTGTGATTACCGCGAACAACAAACCGATGTGAAAGTCACAGAAAAAGCCACAGGTGCCGTGATTGGGGTGTTTAAGCCTGACTAGGCTTGGTTTTGCTCGTTAATTTAAAAGCTGGACTTAAAAAGTCTCTCCAACTCGCTGTACAGGATTGTCATTGTTTCCCCTGTGACACGCCGTGAATATATCCCTATAGGCTCAACGGCGGCATTCATGCCGCCAACGGTCACTGTTACAACAATGGCAATTTTAACGACCATTGCACTGTTCATTCTGCTAAATGCTTTTGCCCCATTTTGTGCTGGGTTGGTATATTTACGCAATTTGCCCAATTAGTTTGTCCTTACAAATACTAATAGCAAGTATCTAAGTTTGTCGTTCATATTCGATTCTTCGTATATAAGTATCTCAATACTGACATTTGTTTGATTACATTTGAGTAAATCTTGGTTAACATTGTTGCTTCATGTCGAATTCGATGTCATAGCGATAAATGGATAATTCTACAATGACTTACACTCTGGTGGTTGCTATAGCTTTACTTCTCATTGTCGGTTTTCTTCTCCTAAGAAAAACTTCAAAATTGAGTAAAAAACTTGCAGATACAGAGGCTCTTCGGTCCGTGGCAGAGTCAACAATCGAAGAGTATAAAGAAAGATACTCTCAGATATTTGATGTTGAAGCTGAGTGCGAAAAACTCAAGGCGCAGCTGAAATTTGATACGCAAAAAATAGAAGAGACAGCACTTCAAACCTTACACGAAATCGAACAAAAAAAAGCTGAGGCTAATGCGGAGCGTCAATCTATTGAAGAGAAGATCAATGAACTCCAGATTGACTATAAAAGTAAGAAAGCCACCTACGACTCTCTAACTAAGCAAATTGCCATATTTAATGAGGATATTGAGCTTATTGAGCTTGGGTTCTATGAACCAAAGTTTGACTTTGATTCATCTGAAGCATTTAAAGAAGAGATTAACAAGTGCAAAGAACGCCAGAAAACTTTACTGAAAGAGAAGTCTTCTAGCGGAGCGATATATTGTTTCCGTGAATGGACTGTTGATGGTTCAAGAAGTGAAGGAAGGAAAATGACTGATAAGAGTATCCGCCTCACTGCTCGAGCCTTTAATAACGAATGTGAGGCAGCGACTGCAAATTGTACGTGGAAAAACGTCACAAAGATGGAAGAGCGTATAAATATGGCATTTGCAGCAATTAATAAGCTAAATGAACCAAATGCAATATCTATCACAGAACGTTATCTTAAAGAAAAATTGAGAGAACTTCAGTTGACCTATGAATATCGTCAAAAGAAACAACGCGAGAAAGAAGAGCAAGCGGAAATCAAAGCTCAAATGCGTGAGGAAGCAAGGATAGAGGCAGAGATAAAAAGAGCGGAAGATGAGGCTATTAAGGAGGAAAAGCGTTATCAAAAAGCCTTAGAAGTTGCGCGGCAGGAGCTTGAAAAGGCAAGTGATGAAATGAAATCAGAACTAGAAGAGCAGATAGCTCAGTTACAGGCCAACCTAGAAGAAGCTGAACGTAAGCACCAGCGTGTTCAATCAATGGCGGAACAAACCAAAAGAGGTCACGTTTATATTATTTCTAATATTGGTTCATTTGGAGAAAATATTTATAAGATAGGTATGACTCGCCGATTAGAGCCTATGGATAGAGTTAATGAGCTTGGAGATGCTTCGGTACCTTTTGCCTTCGATGTACATGCTATGATTTATACCAATGATGCACCAACTCTTGAGAAAAAACTTCACGACGAGTTTGATTCTCACCGATTAAATATGATTAATAGACGTAAAGAGTTTTTTAACGTATCTCTGGAAGGTATAAAACATGCGGTAAGTAAATTTTCCGAACAGTCTGTGGAGTTTATTGAAACAGCTGTTGCTCAGGATTATTACGAAACAAAAGCAATGAAGAAACAACTTTTGGTAAGACAAGGAAAGTTGGAATTAGAAGAGTCATATTCATCTAAAGCCATACCAAAATTTGCAGATGTACTGTAGAGCAGCTTAAAGCGTTTAGATTAAACGGGGGACATTTGAATAGCTTTGTCCAATCCTTAGATGACGAGATAGTTTGTGAATTGCCATTTTAGCACCAGTGACCGTTGGCGACAGGGCAGCTCATTCACATCTGACCCATAGGGATATGGGAAATGCCACTATGATGTTGGGAACATCATTGGCCATGTGATCGCTGCATTAGTACATCCTGTACCGCAGATGTCGCCGTCGAGCCTATATGGACACTTTTTGTGAAAGAATAGGACGGCGTGTCACTGGGGAGGTAATGGCAATTACTTTTACATTTTCGACCAACAGTACTCTGCCTTTTTCAAGACTATATTCATTCATTTGCTCTCTCTAAAAGTAAGTTTTTGAAGAATTAAGTTTGGCCAATATATATTTTGCTCTAACACCAACCATTCTACTTTATCGAAAAATCTAAGCGTGATTTCGCGTTATTCTTTTGCAAATTTCCTTGTTATTCTGCCTCCATCAGCATTGCCACTGTTTCACGCAGTCACTTCTAACTCAAGTGAGCGTGAGTGCACAGGCTAATGCCTTACGAGTTAGGAGCATAAAATGAAAGTCTTAGGTCAGTTTTCTGCTAAACCTGCGATGGATGGCGATGGGGTGAATATTCGCCGTGTGGCGGACTTTATCACGACCCATTTTGATCCGTTTTTGATGATGGATGAGATTAAATCCGATGATAAACAGGATTTTATTGGTGGCTTTCCACCGCATCCGCACCGTGGGATGGAGACCTTTACTTACATCCGTAAGGGTGGGTTTGAGCATCGCGATCAGATGGGTAACGTCAAAGCGATTCGTGCTGGCGATGTGCAGTGGATGAGCACGGGTTACGGCGTGGTGCATTCTGAAATGCCGTTGGCCGATGCGCTTAATGGTCTGCATGGCTTCCAAATTTGGGTCAATATGCCTGCCAAGGACAAACTGCGCCCCGCGACGTATCAGGATACGGCTTCAACCCCTAGCGTTGAAACCACGAACGACACAGGCGCCACCCTTAAAGCCTTGGCGGGGGATTGGGCTTTTGCGGGTAAAAGCGCGATCAGTGCCACCATTCAAGGATTAGCGGGCGAGGCGGCGATTGCCGACTTGATGATTAACGCCAATGGTGAGGCGCAGCTCGATTTATCCAAGCATGAGTTTGCCGCCCTCTATCTTTACCAAGGTGGCTTGAGTAAAGGTGAAGGCTCGCAGTGGTCATTCAATGAAGGCCAGTTTTTAGTGCTCGATAGCCAAACGCCATTGCAGCTCAAGGCCGATGAACGCGGTGCGGGCATGCTACTGTTTGTGGGTAAACCGATTCGCGAAAAAATCGTCCAAATGGGGCCGTTTGTGATGAACACCCAAGCGGAAATTCAGCAGGCGATTCGCGATTATCAAGAGGGCCGCTTTGGCAGTATCGCCTAAGTCTCGATTGCGTGAAATCTTGACTCCTGACTTGAAAACACCGCTATTACAAAGCTTGTTTTTCCGTAAGTCACACCCACTAAGCCCTGCCAACGCAGGGCTTTTTGTTAGCGCGCTTCTTATCTATCAGAGACTTCAAAGCAGGCAATTAAGCCTGCTTGGGTAGTTAAGCGAAAGACTTCAGGAAAAGAGCGCGCTTTATTGCTACAATAGCCGAGCTTTGGATGGTGCGGATAAGACTGAGCATGGCAAGTTGCCAACTTAGCCTTATTGCGCGACTGGCGTAGCTTATTTAAAGAGCTAGTTTAAAGGGCTAAGTTAAAGGGTTAAGTTAAAGACTTTAGTTAAGGTTAACCGCCAGAAATAAAGGCCTAACGAAATGGCTAAACGCCCCAAAGCGATAAGCGTATTTAATCAGTAACACTATGCAATTTCAGTGACTTGCCTGAGTTTAAGCCAGCGCGGGTTACCCACCACAGGATATTCGCCTTGAGCAATTCAGACACTCAGCCTTCAATGGCTTTCTCGACTCTTAAGCTAAAACCCGAACTGCTTGAGAACCTTACCACTATGGGCTATTACGAAATGACGCCGATTCAGGCGCAGAGTCTGCCAGCCATTTTAGCGGGCGAGGATGTGATTGGTCAGGGCAAGACGGGTTCGGGTAAAACGGCGGCCTTCGGTTTAGGCTTGTTGAACAAGTTAGATGTGAAGCGTTTTCGCATTCAAACCTTAGTGCTGTGTCCAACCCGCGAACTGGCTGACCAAGTAGCGCAGGAGATCCGCACACTGGCGCGTGGTATTCACAACGTAAAAGTGCTTACCCTCTGTGGCGGCGTGCCCATGGGGCCGCAAATCGGTTCGCTCGAGCATGGCGCCCACATTATCGTTGGTACGCCGGGGCGGATTGTCGATCACTTAGAGCGTAACCGTTTAGACCTAAGCAACCTGAATATGCTCGTGCTTGACGAAGCCGACCGTATGCTGGAAATGGGCTTCCAACCCCAGCTCGATGCGATTATCGAGCAGTCGCCACGCGAGCGCCAAACCTTGCTGTTTAGCGCAACCTTCCCCGAGCAGATCCAGTCGATTGCCAAGCAAATTATGTACGACCCTGTGATGGTGAAAGTGGCCGTGACCCACGAAAAGAGCACCATTGAGCAGCATTTCTACCACTTGGATGACGACAAGGCGCGCATGCAGGCGCTGCAATTATTGCTGCTGGATCGCAAGCCCGAGAGTGCGGTGGTGTTTTGTAATACCAAGCGCGAAACCCAAAAAGTGGCCGATGAACTCAGCGATGCAGGCTTTAGCGTTATCGCCCTGCACGGCGACTTAGAGCAGCGTGACCGGGATGAAACCCTGCTGCAATTTGCCAACAAGAGCGCCTGTGTGTTGGTCGCAACCGATGTGGCTGCCCGTGGCCTCGATATCGACGCACTGGACGCGGTATTTAACTACCATGTGGCCTATGATACCGAAGTGCATATTCACCGTATTGGCCGTACCGGCCGTGCGGGCAGTAAGGGCGCGGCTTTTACCTTCTTTAACGATCAAGATGGCTACAAAATTGCGTTATTAGAAGAGTACTTAGAGCGCGATATTCAGAGCGAAGCCTTACCATCATTAAGTTTGCTGGGCACTGCGCCCAATGCGCCAACCATGATCACCCTGCAAATCGATGGCGGTAAAAAAGAGAAACTCCGCCCCGGTGATATCCTCGGCGCCCTCACTGGTGAGAATGGTATCGAAGGCTCGCAGGTCGGCAAAATCCTTGTGACCGATTACCGCGCCTATGTGGCGGTGAATCGTAAAGTCGCTAAAAAGGCACTGAGTAAGATCACCAGCGGCCGCATTAAAGGCAAGTCCTACCGCGCGTGGTTAATGAAATAAGCCGCAGTTAAGTGATTAAAAAGCGAAGCCAAATGGCTTCGCTTTTTGTTTTACAGCATCTAGGTTGATAGTGCCTTGTTATGTCCGGGTGCTTGACTGTACTAGCGACGCTTGGCATTACTGCGTTTGTATCGAGGGTGGGTTAGCCTATTTATTCAATCACATAGTCACTGGCATCTTTTGGCCATGGGATGATTAGGGGTCAATTGCAGTAAATCCCAACGGTTGCCATAGAGATCCTCGAACACGGCAACGGTGCCGTAATCCTGCTGCTGCGGTTCACGAATAAAGCGGATCCCAATGGACTGCATATAGTGATAATCGCGCCAAAAATCATCGGTATTTAAGAATAGAAACACCCGGCCGCCAGCCTGATTACCGATAAAGGGTGCTTGCTCTGGCTTAGAGGCCTTGGCTAACAATAAGGCGGTACCACTGGAGTTGGGCGGGGCTACCACGACCCAACGCTTATCTTGCTCGGGTTGATAGCTGTCTTCAATCAATTCGAATTTGAGTTTCTTGACATAAAAATCAATCGCCTCATCGTAATCTCTTACGACAAGTGCGATATGGACAATCGCCTGTTTCATCTTTTTCTCGAGTTTTGATGTCTATTACAAGGGCTATTGTAATCGCTATCACAACGGTCGGGATACCGCTGCGATAGCATAAAACATCAATCAGTAGCGTAAGTCAGCGACTGACTTTAAGACTAAGGACAAGGCAATCTAAATGTATCTGACAGTTCGTTTAGTCGTGCGAGTAACTCGGGGGAGAGGCTGACCTTTAAGCTGTCGATATTCTCTTTCAGCTGGTATAAGTCCGTGGCACCAATGATATTTGAGCCAACAAATTTACGCGAGTTAACAAAGGCTAACGCCATTTGCGCAGGCGAGATATTAAACTCGCGGGCTAAGTCTACGTAGGCAGCGGTGGCATCGAGTGCCATTTGCGAGCCTGTATAACGGGCGAAGCGTTTAAACAGGGTTAAGCGCGCGCCTTCTGGCCATTGATTATTGCAATATTTGCCGCTCAAGGCACCAAAGGCCAAGGGCGAGTAGGCCAGCAGTGGCAACTCTTCGCGGTGGCTGATTTCACTCATGCCGACTTCAAAGCTGCGGTTGAGCAGGTTATAGGGGTTTTGCACTGTCACAATGCGCGGCAGGCCATGTTTTTCCGCCAGTTGCAGGTACTTCATCAGTCCCCAAGGGGTTTCGTTCGACACGCCGATGTAGCGCACTTTACCTTGTCGAATGACTTCGGCGAGGGCTTCGAGGGTTTCGAGGATCGGCGTTTGCTGCTCAATCTCTTGCTCGTCGTAAAATAATTCCCCGAAGAAGTTGGTATTGCGGTCTGGCCAATGCACTTGGTAGAGATCGATAGTATCGATTTGTAGGCGTTCGAGTGAGGCATCGACTGCTTGGTGGATATTGTTCCAGTCCAGCGCCATATTCTTGCGAATATAGTCACTCTTGCCACCCGGTGCGGCAATCTTAGTGGCGATTACTAGGTCATCACGGTTGCCACGGGCCTTAATGTATTGGCCCAAAATGCGCTCGGTTTCCCCTTGGGTTTCCGGCTTGGGCGGCACAGGGTACATTTCCGCAGTGTCAATAAAGTTGATGCCACTGCCGATGGCGTAGTCTAGCTGTGCGAAGGCTTCGGCTTGGGTATTTTGTTCGCCCCAAGTCATAGTGCCTAAACAGATTTTGCTCACCTCGAGATTAGAATGCGGTATGCGTCTGTATTCCATCTATTTCTCCTACGGAAACTATCTTAGTTCGAGGCTATCAAGCTTTTGCTGTAAAGCAAAGGTTAATAGGGCGTCAAACATTTTACTGCAGTAAAAATAACCAATGCTCTAAAGTCGGGAACCGCAGTGAGGTTGCGGGGCTGGCACCTTGGATTGCACACGAACTCGCCACCGACTTAGTGTTTTACGCCTTTGTCAAAAATTTGGGCTGAAAGGGGAGATTTTTGTCAGTTTTTATCTAGTTAAGTCGTAACTAAATCAGAAACACAGGAATTATGAATTATTTGTTATAAAACTACATTTGCAATTTCGCGCTGCAATTGATGTGAATCTATGTCACAAAATGGCGCGAATTTACGTATATTACTTACGAAATTGCGGCGGAATGTGACGCCAATATCGGATTATCTGTTAACAAACATCTACCCTAAATTTATCTAAAAATTTTCATGGTTGATATTTGTGATGGCAGATTTTTCAAACCAAGTTATAACGATCAAAAAAGGCCTCGACTTGCCGATTTCGGGTGAGCCTAGGCAGATCATCGAACCCGGTAACAGGCCATCCCAAGTGGCCTTGTTGGGTGAGGAGTATGTTGGCTTAAAACCGACTATGTTGGTGGAAGTCGGCGATAAGGTCAAAAAAGGCCAACCTTTGTTTGAAGATAAAAAAACAAAGGGCGTGCTGTTTACCGCTCCCGCCAGTGGTGAGATTGTTGCAATCCACCGTGGTGAACGTCGGGTGTTGCAATCCGTGGTGATCCGCTGCAATGGCTTAGACGCCGATGAGCAGATCCGTTTCGACATACACACCGATTTACAGGCCTTATCTGCGGATGTGGTTAAAGCGCAACTGGTTAAGAGCGGCCTGTGGACGGCGCTGCGTACCCGTCCTTTCTCCCGCGTTCCCGCACTCGATGCCAAACCCGCAGGCATTTTCGTGACGGCGATGGATACCAATCCACTCGCCGCCGATCCTAGATTGATTATTGCCGAGCAGAGCGACGCCTTTAAGGCGGGCTTAGCGGTACTGAGTCATTTAACCGAAGGCAAGGTTTACCTCTGCCAAGATAAGGGCGAGACCTTAGTCGGCGCCGACTTACCTAAAGTGCAAGTGCGCCGTTTTACTGGGGTACATCCTGCCGGATTAGCCGGGACTCACATTCACTTTACCTTACCCGTCAGCATTGAACGTCAGGTGTGGCATATCGGCTATCAAGACGTTATCGCCTACGGCAAGCTGTTCCAAACCGGTGAGCTTTATACCGACCGCGTCGTGGCGCTGGGTGGCCCGAGCGTGCTTAACCCACGTTTACTGCGCACTCAGTTAGGTGCAGAGCTGAGCGCCTTAGTGGCCGACGAAGTGAAACCCGGTAACAACCGTGTGGTATCAGGCTCAGTGTTATCTGGCCATACAGCTAGGGGCGTACATGACTTTTTAGGTCGTTTCCACAACCAAGTATCGGTTCTTGCTGAAGATGCGCAGCACCAAGTATTGCCTTGGGTGCGTGGCGGTTCGGACAAGTTCTCTATCACCCGTGCGGTGACTTCACGCTTATTTGGCCTGACCAAGTCCTTCGAATTTACGACGCATCAGGGCGGCTCTCACCGCGCCATGATGGCCTTTGGTCAGCTCGATCGCGTTATGCCATTAGATATTTTACCCACTCTACTAGTGCGTGACTTAGTGGTGCGAGATACCGACGAGGCGCAGGCGTTAGGCGCATTGGAGTTAGATGAAGAAGATTTAGCCCTGTGTACCTTTGTGTGCCCCGGCAAGTATGACTTCGGTAAAGAGTTACGTGCCTGTCTAGATGTTATTGAGAGGGAAGGTTAATGACGACACAACCTAAAAAACCTGATTTACAGGACGCCCCTGATTTGCAGCAAGAGTATTACGCCACGGGTAAATCGATGAAGGGCTTTGTGCGCTCATTGGTGATCGCCAGTGGTCGCAGCACTAAGGGACAAGTACACGTACGTGACGCCATTGACGTAAAACGTACCATGACCTTAGTGGGTCTTTGTTTATTACCCGCCATTTTATTTGGCTTATATAACGTAGGCTTACAGGCTCAGCTCGCACTAGCAAGTGGCCTAACGACGCCAGAAACCTGGAAACTCGCACTGTTTAATGCCCTAAGCGGTGGCTTAAGTGTCGAGACGGGCGTGATTGGCCTGTTCCTCTATGGCTTAAGTTTTTATCTGCCGATTTACTTAACGGCCTTGCTGACCAGCCTGTTCTGGGAAGTGGTGTTTGCCAAGGTGCGTCGTCAAGAATTGCACGAAGGCTTCTTCGTCACTGCCTTGTTATTTACGCTGATTTTACCCGTTTCGATTCCACTCTGGTTGGTGGTGATGGGGATTAGCTTTGGGGTGGTAATTGCCAAAGAGCTGTTTGGTGGCATGGGATACAACTTCCTTAACCCCGCATTAGCAGGTTTGGCGTTTATCTATTTTGCTTACCCTTCTGAAGTGTCAACCGTTAAGCAACTGGTTGCTGTAGATGGCTTTTCAGGCGCGACAGCCTTAGCGCAAGCCGCAGCCGGCAAGCTGCAATTTGCCGATTACGCTTGGTACAGCGCCTTTAGCGATCCTAACTGGTGGAATAATTTCTTCGGCTTTACCGTAGGTGCGATTGGTGAAACCAGCACACTTGCTGTGCTGCTCGGTGGGTTATTGCTGCTTATCACCCGTTTAGCCGACTGGCGCATCGTGGTGGGCGTGATGTTGGGCATGATTGCCACTGCAACCTTGTTCAATGTTATTGGTTCAAGCACTAACCAGATGATGGCAATGCCTTGGACATGGCACTTAGTCACGGGCGGCTTTGCTATCGCGATGATGTTTATGGCGACCGATCCAGTGACGACCTCTTATACCCGCCAAGGCAAGTTTGCCTACGGCGCCTTGATTGGTTTTATGACAATCCTTATCCGTGTGGCTAACCCCAAAATGCCAGAAGGCGTGATGTTAGCCATCCTGTTCGCCAACCTGTGGGCGCCGCTGTTCGATTATCTGGTGGCCCGTGCCAACATCAAGCGGAGAGTAAAACGTCATGGTATTTAAGAAAGATACTGTGGTGGGGACCATGATCTTCACCATCACGCTCTGCCTTTTGTGCTCCTTTATGATTACTGGCACCGCAGGCGTGTTGAAAGAGCGTAAGCTCGCGAAAAAACGCGATGAGTTACAACGTTATGTGTTGATGGCGGCCGATGTAAATATTGGCCAAGGCAATGAGTTTAGAGAGATTTTTGCTAAATCCGTTAAGCCATTATTGATTAATCTCGACACAGGCAAAGTGGACTCTGATGCCAATGTACTCGACTTTGATGAGCGCATGGCGGCGATTAACCCAGAAACCTCAAGCGCCCCTAAAAAAGATATCGCCAAAATCAAGACCCGCGCCAACGATGCCCGCGTGTTTAAGGTGTTCGATGATAGCGGCAAGTTATCCAGCGTGGTCGTGCCTTTCTACGGTAAAGGGCTGTGGTCGATGATCTACGGTTACGTGGCCGTCGAACCTGACTTTAACACTATTAAAGGCATGGTGGTTTACGAGCACGGTGAAACCCCTGGTATCGGTGACTTTGTGACTGACCCACATTGGTTATCCCTGTGGAAGGGTAAACAACTCTTTGATGAAAAAGGCAAGTTTGCGATGCGCCTCGTGAAAGGCGGCGCCAAAGAGGGTGATATCCACGGTGTTGATGCTGTGAGTGGCGCGACCATGACCGGCCGTGGCGTGCAGCGT encodes the following:
- a CDS encoding YheV family putative zinc ribbon protein, whose protein sequence is MTTKIKKRFVAGAKCPKCGAKDSILLFKENGIETVECTDCDYREQQTDVKVTEKATGAVIGVFKPD
- a CDS encoding DUF4041 domain-containing protein; this translates as MTYTLVVAIALLLIVGFLLLRKTSKLSKKLADTEALRSVAESTIEEYKERYSQIFDVEAECEKLKAQLKFDTQKIEETALQTLHEIEQKKAEANAERQSIEEKINELQIDYKSKKATYDSLTKQIAIFNEDIELIELGFYEPKFDFDSSEAFKEEINKCKERQKTLLKEKSSSGAIYCFREWTVDGSRSEGRKMTDKSIRLTARAFNNECEAATANCTWKNVTKMEERINMAFAAINKLNEPNAISITERYLKEKLRELQLTYEYRQKKQREKEEQAEIKAQMREEARIEAEIKRAEDEAIKEEKRYQKALEVARQELEKASDEMKSELEEQIAQLQANLEEAERKHQRVQSMAEQTKRGHVYIISNIGSFGENIYKIGMTRRLEPMDRVNELGDASVPFAFDVHAMIYTNDAPTLEKKLHDEFDSHRLNMINRRKEFFNVSLEGIKHAVSKFSEQSVEFIETAVAQDYYETKAMKKQLLVRQGKLELEESYSSKAIPKFADVL
- a CDS encoding pirin family protein; this encodes MKVLGQFSAKPAMDGDGVNIRRVADFITTHFDPFLMMDEIKSDDKQDFIGGFPPHPHRGMETFTYIRKGGFEHRDQMGNVKAIRAGDVQWMSTGYGVVHSEMPLADALNGLHGFQIWVNMPAKDKLRPATYQDTASTPSVETTNDTGATLKALAGDWAFAGKSAISATIQGLAGEAAIADLMINANGEAQLDLSKHEFAALYLYQGGLSKGEGSQWSFNEGQFLVLDSQTPLQLKADERGAGMLLFVGKPIREKIVQMGPFVMNTQAEIQQAIRDYQEGRFGSIA
- the dbpA gene encoding ATP-dependent RNA helicase DbpA, whose translation is MAFSTLKLKPELLENLTTMGYYEMTPIQAQSLPAILAGEDVIGQGKTGSGKTAAFGLGLLNKLDVKRFRIQTLVLCPTRELADQVAQEIRTLARGIHNVKVLTLCGGVPMGPQIGSLEHGAHIIVGTPGRIVDHLERNRLDLSNLNMLVLDEADRMLEMGFQPQLDAIIEQSPRERQTLLFSATFPEQIQSIAKQIMYDPVMVKVAVTHEKSTIEQHFYHLDDDKARMQALQLLLLDRKPESAVVFCNTKRETQKVADELSDAGFSVIALHGDLEQRDRDETLLQFANKSACVLVATDVAARGLDIDALDAVFNYHVAYDTEVHIHRIGRTGRAGSKGAAFTFFNDQDGYKIALLEEYLERDIQSEALPSLSLLGTAPNAPTMITLQIDGGKKEKLRPGDILGALTGENGIEGSQVGKILVTDYRAYVAVNRKVAKKALSKITSGRIKGKSYRAWLMK
- a CDS encoding VOC family protein; this encodes MKQAIVHIALVVRDYDEAIDFYVKKLKFELIEDSYQPEQDKRWVVVAPPNSSGTALLLAKASKPEQAPFIGNQAGGRVFLFLNTDDFWRDYHYMQSIGIRFIREPQQQDYGTVAVFEDLYGNRWDLLQLTPNHPMAKRCQ
- a CDS encoding NADP(H)-dependent aldo-keto reductase gives rise to the protein MEYRRIPHSNLEVSKICLGTMTWGEQNTQAEAFAQLDYAIGSGINFIDTAEMYPVPPKPETQGETERILGQYIKARGNRDDLVIATKIAAPGGKSDYIRKNMALDWNNIHQAVDASLERLQIDTIDLYQVHWPDRNTNFFGELFYDEQEIEQQTPILETLEALAEVIRQGKVRYIGVSNETPWGLMKYLQLAEKHGLPRIVTVQNPYNLLNRSFEVGMSEISHREELPLLAYSPLAFGALSGKYCNNQWPEGARLTLFKRFARYTGSQMALDATAAYVDLAREFNISPAQMALAFVNSRKFVGSNIIGATDLYQLKENIDSLKVSLSPELLARLNELSDTFRLPCP
- a CDS encoding Na(+)-translocating NADH-quinone reductase subunit A, with amino-acid sequence MADFSNQVITIKKGLDLPISGEPRQIIEPGNRPSQVALLGEEYVGLKPTMLVEVGDKVKKGQPLFEDKKTKGVLFTAPASGEIVAIHRGERRVLQSVVIRCNGLDADEQIRFDIHTDLQALSADVVKAQLVKSGLWTALRTRPFSRVPALDAKPAGIFVTAMDTNPLAADPRLIIAEQSDAFKAGLAVLSHLTEGKVYLCQDKGETLVGADLPKVQVRRFTGVHPAGLAGTHIHFTLPVSIERQVWHIGYQDVIAYGKLFQTGELYTDRVVALGGPSVLNPRLLRTQLGAELSALVADEVKPGNNRVVSGSVLSGHTARGVHDFLGRFHNQVSVLAEDAQHQVLPWVRGGSDKFSITRAVTSRLFGLTKSFEFTTHQGGSHRAMMAFGQLDRVMPLDILPTLLVRDLVVRDTDEAQALGALELDEEDLALCTFVCPGKYDFGKELRACLDVIEREG
- a CDS encoding NADH:ubiquinone reductase (Na(+)-transporting) subunit B — its product is MTTQPKKPDLQDAPDLQQEYYATGKSMKGFVRSLVIASGRSTKGQVHVRDAIDVKRTMTLVGLCLLPAILFGLYNVGLQAQLALASGLTTPETWKLALFNALSGGLSVETGVIGLFLYGLSFYLPIYLTALLTSLFWEVVFAKVRRQELHEGFFVTALLFTLILPVSIPLWLVVMGISFGVVIAKELFGGMGYNFLNPALAGLAFIYFAYPSEVSTVKQLVAVDGFSGATALAQAAAGKLQFADYAWYSAFSDPNWWNNFFGFTVGAIGETSTLAVLLGGLLLLITRLADWRIVVGVMLGMIATATLFNVIGSSTNQMMAMPWTWHLVTGGFAIAMMFMATDPVTTSYTRQGKFAYGALIGFMTILIRVANPKMPEGVMLAILFANLWAPLFDYLVARANIKRRVKRHGI
- a CDS encoding Na(+)-translocating NADH-quinone reductase subunit C, whose translation is MVFKKDTVVGTMIFTITLCLLCSFMITGTAGVLKERKLAKKRDELQRYVLMAADVNIGQGNEFREIFAKSVKPLLINLDTGKVDSDANVLDFDERMAAINPETSSAPKKDIAKIKTRANDARVFKVFDDSGKLSSVVVPFYGKGLWSMIYGYVAVEPDFNTIKGMVVYEHGETPGIGDFVTDPHWLSLWKGKQLFDEKGKFAMRLVKGGAKEGDIHGVDAVSGATMTGRGVQRAMEFWFGVEGFQTFFNQLKASAEQGELGGAK